The following are encoded together in the Mesoplodon densirostris isolate mMesDen1 chromosome 2, mMesDen1 primary haplotype, whole genome shotgun sequence genome:
- the B3GALT6 gene encoding beta-1,3-galactosyltransferase 6 has protein sequence MKLLRRAWRHRTALGLSALALGGAALLYLARCKAPVDPAAPAAFGPARAAAFLAVLVASAPRAAERRSVVRSTWLAARRGGPGDVWARFAVGTGGLGADERRALEREQARHGDLLLLPALRDAYENLTAKVLAMLAWLDEHVAFEFVLKADDDSFARLDALLAELRARDPARRRRLYWGFFSGRGRVRPGGRWREAAWQLCDYYLPYALGGGYVLSADLVRYLRLSREYLRAWHSEDVSLGAWLAPVDVQREHDPRFDTEYKSRGCNNQYLVTHKQSLEDMLEKHRTLAREGRLCKREVQLRLSYVYDWSAPPSQCCQRKEGIP, from the coding sequence ATGAAGCTGCTGCGGCGCGCGTGGCGGCACCGAACGGCGCTGGGCCTGAGCGCCTTGGCGCTGGGCGGCGCCGCGCTGCTCTACCTGGCGCGCTGCAAGGCGCCCGTCGACCCCGCCGCGCCCGCGGCCTTCGGCCCCGCGCGCGCCGCCGCTTTTCTGGCCGTACTGGTGGCCAGCGCGCCGCGGGCGGCCGAGCGGCGCAGCGTGGTCCGCAGCACATGGCTGGCGGCGCGGCGCGGCGGCCCCGGGGACGTGTGGGCGCGCTTCGCCGTGGGCACCGGCGGGTTGGGCGCCGACGAGCGGCGCGCCCTGGAGCGCGAACAGGCACGACACGGCGACCTGCTGCTGCTGCCCGCGCTGCGTGACGCGTACGAGAACCTCACGGCCAAGGTGTTGGCCATGCTGGCCTGGCTGGACGAGCACGTGGCCTTCGAGTTCGTGCTCAAGGCAGACGACGACTCGTTCGCGCGCCTGGACGCGCTGCTGGCCGAGCTGCGCGCCCGCGACCccgcgcgccgccgccgcctctaCTGGGGCTTCTTCTCGGGCCGCGGCCGCGTCCGGCCCGGGGGCCGCTGGCGCGAGGCCGCCTGGCAGCTCTGCGACTACTACCTGCCCTACGCGCTGGGCGGCGGCTACGTGCTCTCGGCCGACCTCGTGCGCTACCTGCGCCTCAGCCGCGAGTACCTGCGTGCCTGGCACAGCGAGGACGTGTCGTTGGGCGCCTGGCTGGCGCCGGTGGACGTGCAGCGCGAGCACGACCCGCGCTTCGACACCGAGTACAAGTCCCGCGGCTGCAACAACCAGTACCTGGTGACGCACAAGCAGAGCCTGGAGGACATGCTAGAGAAGCACCGGACGCTGGCACGCGAGGGCCGCCTGTGCAAGAGGGAGGTGCAGCTGCGCCTGTCCTACGTCTACGACTGGTCGGCGCCACCCTCGCAGTGCTGCCAGCGGAAGGAGGGCATCCCCTGA